From the Methanobacterium spitsbergense genome, one window contains:
- a CDS encoding NAD(P)/FAD-dependent oxidoreductase, with product MKVVIIGSGAGGLTAASNIKKYSEKAEVTVITLENRVAYSPCAIPYVIGGEIASFDEIVMHTPEYYNEHGINIITESEAIEVVSSENIVKYKPKNDNEVILNYDYLVIATGGSPFIPPVKGTDLQGVFKVRTIEDGAKIKEWAEKSENAVVVGAGAIGLEVGYGLKELGINVSVTEMLPQILPRSFDPDMAIKVQKYLESQGINIILNQALDEILGNELAEKVVIGNNIIDVDIVILSTGIRPSIKLAKSAKCAVGKMGVKVNEKMQTSIPNIYSVGDCVEVYDGITKQKTQSPFGTTAVRQGKVAAKNITGREAVFRPVLNSVVSKIGELEIGAVGLTEISANLNGLDIIVGRSKALTKARYYPGCKPIDTKIICSKEGKILGCQIIAKETVAERVDTMALAIAKEVECEELTEMEFSYAPPVSMVVDPIVLAAEDALNKIKKDL from the coding sequence ATGAAAGTAGTAATAATAGGCAGTGGTGCAGGTGGGCTTACTGCAGCATCAAACATTAAGAAATATTCTGAGAAGGCAGAAGTAACAGTAATAACACTAGAAAATAGAGTAGCTTATTCTCCATGCGCTATCCCTTATGTTATTGGTGGAGAAATAGCATCATTCGATGAGATAGTAATGCATACCCCAGAATATTATAATGAACATGGCATTAATATCATTACAGAATCCGAGGCTATTGAAGTCGTTTCTTCAGAAAATATTGTGAAATACAAACCAAAAAATGACAATGAAGTTATTTTAAACTATGACTATTTAGTCATTGCAACTGGTGGATCACCATTCATTCCGCCAGTGAAAGGAACTGATCTACAGGGAGTTTTCAAAGTCAGAACTATTGAAGACGGAGCAAAAATTAAAGAATGGGCTGAAAAAAGTGAGAATGCAGTTGTTGTAGGTGCAGGAGCCATAGGTTTAGAAGTAGGATATGGCCTTAAAGAACTTGGAATTAATGTAAGTGTTACTGAAATGTTGCCCCAGATACTCCCAAGATCATTTGACCCTGATATGGCAATTAAAGTACAGAAATACCTTGAAAGTCAGGGCATTAATATAATTTTAAATCAGGCCTTAGATGAAATTTTGGGCAATGAACTTGCAGAAAAAGTTGTTATTGGTAATAATATCATTGATGTAGATATAGTAATATTATCAACGGGCATAAGACCATCTATAAAACTTGCTAAATCAGCAAAATGTGCTGTTGGTAAAATGGGTGTCAAAGTAAACGAAAAAATGCAAACATCAATACCAAACATATACTCTGTAGGTGATTGTGTAGAAGTTTATGATGGAATAACCAAACAGAAAACTCAGTCCCCCTTTGGAACAACAGCAGTGCGTCAGGGAAAAGTTGCTGCGAAAAATATAACAGGAAGAGAAGCAGTTTTCAGACCCGTATTAAACTCTGTTGTATCAAAGATAGGCGAGCTTGAAATAGGGGCCGTTGGATTAACAGAGATATCTGCCAATTTAAACGGTTTAGATATTATTGTTGGAAGAAGTAAAGCCTTAACAAAGGCCAGATACTATCCTGGCTGTAAACCAATAGACACTAAAATTATTTGCAGTAAAGAAGGTAAAATTTTAGGATGTCAGATCATTGCAAAGGAAACAGTGGCAGAAAGGGTCGACACAATGGCATTGGCAATAGCTAAAGAAGTGGAATGTGAAGAATTAACAGAGATGGAATTTTCATATGCACCTCCAGTTTCAATGGTAGTAGATCCTATAGTACTAGCAGCAGAAGATGCTTTAAATAAAATAAAAAAAGATCTTTAA
- a CDS encoding ABC transporter ATP-binding protein: MNSNEMIKIESLNKSFGRIKALNDLNLNVKRGELLGIIGPNGAGKTTAIRMACCILKPDSGDIIIDGYSIHDDPIKIKSMIGYLPEEPNLYERFKAKDLLKYFAELYGVPKNDIDGKIQELLELVGMTKRSEDRINTFSKGLRQRISVARALVHDPDIIIFDEPTMGLDPETANSIRNFIKNLKGQKTMILCTHYMEEADLLCDRVAILNEGKIRDVGTPQYLKSKVHGEVILKIRVKNTGDINLIKNKLIQFPSVGAVNLVGGEYLISLKQRNEIHDIVDVFGNEVLSINTKEPTLEDVFIQAVKG, from the coding sequence ATGAACTCAAATGAAATGATAAAAATAGAGTCACTGAACAAGTCATTTGGCAGGATAAAAGCGCTTAACGATCTTAATCTTAATGTAAAGCGTGGAGAACTTCTGGGTATTATCGGTCCAAACGGGGCAGGGAAAACTACTGCCATTAGAATGGCTTGCTGCATTCTCAAACCAGATTCTGGCGATATCATTATTGATGGTTACAGTATACATGATGATCCAATAAAGATAAAATCGATGATTGGTTATCTCCCCGAGGAACCAAATCTTTATGAGCGTTTTAAAGCTAAAGATCTTCTGAAATACTTTGCAGAACTCTATGGGGTGCCTAAGAATGATATTGATGGAAAGATACAAGAGCTTCTGGAACTTGTTGGAATGACAAAACGTAGTGAAGATAGGATAAATACATTTTCAAAGGGATTGAGACAAAGAATTAGTGTTGCAAGGGCACTTGTTCATGATCCAGATATAATTATTTTTGATGAGCCAACAATGGGTTTGGACCCTGAAACAGCAAATTCCATTAGAAACTTTATTAAAAATCTCAAAGGCCAAAAAACCATGATACTTTGCACACATTATATGGAGGAAGCCGATCTATTGTGTGATCGAGTTGCAATATTAAATGAAGGTAAGATTAGAGATGTTGGAACTCCGCAATATCTTAAATCCAAAGTTCATGGCGAAGTTATCCTCAAAATAAGGGTTAAAAATACGGGAGATATTAATTTGATCAAGAATAAACTAATCCAATTCCCTTCTGTAGGAGCTGTTAATCTTGTTGGGGGCGAATATTTAATATCACTCAAACAAAGGAATGAAATTCATGATATAGTAGATGTTTTTGGCAATGAAGTTTTATCAATCAATACTAAAGAGCCAACTCTTGAAGATGTGTTTATTCAAGCTGTAAAAGGTTAG
- the glp gene encoding gephyrin-like molybdotransferase Glp, with protein sequence MFLSNLMPVKKAQDMISSSLKNVGTEEISLEDAHRRVLSEEIVSLLNSPPFERSAMDGYAIRAEDTFGFSENNPAKLKIVDTIGAGQVSDTIIKMGEAIKIATGAPIPKGSNAVVMEEYTVADKDSLGVEMSITPGENVSPMGEDIETGDIVLKKGKILKPQDLAIIASAGYSKIEVFKKPKIGVITTGNELVMPRPDISGAEIINSNHYTFKAFVESALAVPTLIHCLDSAKKVEEEFERLLETHDGLISTGGTAISKGDVVVDVTEKIGEVLVHGVALRPGKPFGFGIAHEKPVFMLSGYPVAAMVQADVFVRNNLYKMQGIDMSPQCVSKIAYRKIPSSLGRTDYIRAKTDGSNVRPLKIKGSGIIRSMVESDSYIVIEENLEGIGEGEECNVLTYDSLTI encoded by the coding sequence ATGTTTCTATCCAATTTAATGCCTGTCAAAAAGGCCCAAGATATGATAAGTTCCTCGCTAAAAAATGTAGGAACAGAAGAAATATCCCTTGAAGATGCTCATAGAAGAGTTTTATCCGAAGAAATTGTATCATTATTGAACTCACCCCCATTTGAAAGGTCAGCCATGGATGGTTACGCAATTCGTGCAGAAGATACATTTGGATTTTCAGAAAATAATCCTGCCAAACTTAAAATTGTGGATACAATTGGAGCAGGTCAAGTTTCAGACACAATAATTAAAATGGGAGAAGCTATTAAAATAGCAACTGGCGCCCCAATACCTAAAGGATCTAACGCAGTTGTTATGGAAGAATACACTGTTGCAGACAAAGATAGTTTAGGGGTTGAAATGAGCATTACTCCTGGAGAAAATGTTTCTCCCATGGGGGAAGATATAGAAACTGGAGACATTGTATTAAAAAAAGGAAAAATACTAAAACCACAAGATCTGGCAATAATTGCCTCTGCAGGTTACAGTAAAATAGAGGTTTTCAAAAAACCAAAAATTGGAGTAATCACAACCGGAAATGAACTTGTAATGCCACGACCAGATATAAGTGGAGCAGAAATCATTAATTCAAACCACTACACATTTAAAGCCTTTGTTGAATCTGCGCTGGCCGTACCCACACTTATACACTGTCTTGACAGTGCCAAAAAGGTTGAAGAGGAATTTGAAAGACTTCTTGAAACTCACGATGGGCTGATATCCACAGGAGGTACTGCAATAAGCAAAGGCGACGTGGTTGTAGATGTAACTGAAAAAATTGGAGAAGTTTTAGTCCATGGTGTTGCTTTGAGACCTGGTAAACCATTTGGTTTTGGAATTGCACATGAAAAACCTGTTTTCATGTTATCAGGGTATCCTGTAGCTGCAATGGTACAAGCTGATGTTTTCGTGCGAAATAATCTTTATAAAATGCAAGGGATTGATATGTCACCACAATGTGTCTCAAAAATTGCTTATAGAAAGATCCCCTCAAGTCTCGGAAGAACAGATTATATAAGAGCAAAAACAGATGGAAGTAATGTTAGACCCCTCAAAATAAAGGGATCAGGTATCATCAGATCCATGGTAGAATCGGATTCGTATATTGTTATAGAAGAAAACCTAGAGGGTATAGGTGAAGGAGAGGAGTGTAATGTTCTTACTTACGATTCACTTACAATTTAA
- a CDS encoding DUF166 domain-containing protein has product MLKIGVVTDGPYGDRAFDTISKEFECDFIELEQPESMFMEDVEIAEEALESLKSTDIIISYILHPDLLLELVEQLHDHVEWIIVGAWKGEGFKNQIEEYDNVICPENMCDLEESGDEVFNEFVSKFGKPIVEIETVGNKVSKVHVLRSSPCGSTFFVAEEMVGEDVNNLPIKAGLKVQHYPCRASKMRLFVDECKKELAANFHRDAFEDAIEMDKLKN; this is encoded by the coding sequence ATGTTAAAGATTGGTGTGGTTACAGATGGTCCTTATGGTGATAGAGCGTTTGATACAATCTCTAAGGAATTTGAGTGCGATTTTATCGAGTTAGAACAACCAGAATCAATGTTCATGGAAGATGTTGAAATAGCTGAAGAAGCTCTTGAAAGTCTTAAAAGTACAGATATAATTATCAGTTATATTTTGCACCCTGATCTTTTATTGGAGCTAGTTGAACAACTTCATGATCATGTTGAATGGATCATAGTAGGTGCATGGAAAGGTGAAGGCTTTAAAAATCAGATTGAAGAATATGACAATGTTATTTGTCCGGAGAATATGTGTGACCTTGAAGAAAGTGGAGACGAAGTTTTTAATGAATTTGTGTCCAAGTTTGGAAAACCTATAGTAGAAATAGAAACCGTAGGTAATAAAGTATCAAAAGTTCATGTTTTAAGATCATCTCCGTGCGGTTCAACATTTTTCGTAGCTGAAGAGATGGTTGGAGAGGACGTTAATAACCTTCCCATAAAAGCAGGTCTTAAAGTCCAACATTACCCTTGCAGGGCTTCTAAGATGAGGTTGTTTGTTGATGAGTGTAAAAAGGAATTAGCAGCAAATTTTCATAGGGACGCATTTGAAGATGCAATTGAAATGGATAAATTAAAAAATTGA
- a CDS encoding DsrE/DsrF/TusD sulfur relay family protein, with the protein MVENIREEKKTLTIILTEGPYRSQYVEMAHNIAESALNIGYKVNLFLYMDATHIPKKNQNPHSFPNVGERLRHLIKKGADVRACVRCATARGHACDNASYLKGVSITSVYDIPGWVRKSDKVITLSG; encoded by the coding sequence ATGGTTGAAAATATACGAGAAGAAAAAAAGACCTTGACAATCATACTTACAGAGGGACCATACCGATCTCAATATGTTGAAATGGCCCACAATATTGCTGAAAGTGCTCTTAACATAGGATACAAGGTAAATCTATTTTTATACATGGATGCTACACACATTCCTAAGAAAAACCAAAACCCACATTCATTTCCAAATGTGGGTGAGAGATTGAGACATCTAATAAAAAAAGGAGCAGATGTTAGGGCGTGTGTAAGGTGTGCTACAGCAAGGGGACACGCCTGTGATAATGCATCTTATCTAAAAGGTGTTTCTATAACAAGTGTCTACGACATTCCTGGATGGGTTAGGAAAAGTGATAAAGTAATAACATTGAGTGGGTGA
- the tusB gene encoding sulfurtransferase complex subunit TusB codes for MHVGFILTKTPSEEGFNTFLKFLKIYLGNTEVSIYLIGNGVYCFRSGHYVSEIIIEMLNDPNNSINMYVCRDDLKARGLTVDVFVNNVEQFITYDELVRDIMENIDQVLSF; via the coding sequence ATGCACGTTGGATTTATACTCACAAAAACTCCCTCTGAAGAAGGTTTTAATACATTTCTTAAATTTCTTAAGATATACCTTGGAAATACGGAAGTATCTATTTATCTAATTGGAAATGGTGTTTATTGTTTTAGATCGGGCCATTATGTGTCTGAAATAATAATTGAGATGTTAAATGATCCCAATAATTCTATAAATATGTATGTTTGTAGGGATGATCTTAAAGCAAGAGGTTTAACTGTTGATGTTTTCGTAAACAACGTTGAACAATTTATTACGTATGATGAGTTGGTTCGGGATATTATGGAAAATATTGATCAGGTCTTGAGTTTCTAA
- a CDS encoding FprA family A-type flavoprotein encodes MKADAVKIKDGVYWVGFLDWDLRSYHGYTLNGTTYNAYLVFGKDKVALIDNTYYGKSNQMWGRIADAFQKEGKDMRIDVIIQNHIEKDHSGALPEIHEKFPEAPIYCTEIAVKGLKNHYPSLESAKFVTVKTGDVLELEGATLTFLEAPLLHWPDSMFTLLVEEGILFSNDAFGQHICYSQRYDNEIPEYVLMDATKKFYANLITPLSKLVLKKFEEVTELGLLDKIKMIAPSHGQIWTDPMKVIGAYSAWASGQCEEKVTIIYDTMHGSTQKMAHAVAEGVISEGADVKIYYLHEDERSEIVKDILDSKAIAFGIPTIYDEPFPSAGDIIYYLRGLKFNRTGIKKKAVTFGSMGGQGGASNIIKKELEECGFDVKDEIEVYYLPKSNDLERCFEMGRKLVN; translated from the coding sequence ATGAAGGCAGATGCAGTCAAAATAAAAGATGGAGTATATTGGGTTGGATTTCTAGACTGGGATTTAAGATCATATCATGGATACACTTTGAATGGTACAACTTATAATGCATATCTAGTATTTGGAAAGGATAAGGTTGCTTTAATTGACAATACATATTATGGGAAATCTAATCAAATGTGGGGAAGAATAGCGGATGCTTTCCAGAAAGAAGGAAAGGATATGAGAATTGATGTGATAATACAGAACCACATTGAAAAGGATCATAGTGGTGCATTACCAGAAATACATGAAAAATTCCCTGAAGCACCTATATACTGTACTGAAATTGCTGTTAAAGGTCTTAAAAACCATTACCCTTCATTAGAAAGTGCAAAATTTGTTACAGTTAAAACAGGAGATGTACTTGAACTTGAAGGCGCTACTTTAACTTTTTTAGAAGCTCCTTTACTGCACTGGCCTGATAGTATGTTCACTTTGTTAGTGGAAGAAGGAATTCTATTTTCAAATGATGCATTTGGACAGCATATATGTTACTCCCAGAGATATGATAATGAAATTCCAGAATATGTTTTGATGGATGCTACCAAGAAATTCTATGCTAACTTGATTACTCCTCTCTCAAAACTTGTTCTGAAAAAATTCGAAGAAGTGACGGAATTAGGATTATTAGATAAGATTAAAATGATAGCTCCATCTCATGGACAGATATGGACAGATCCAATGAAGGTAATTGGTGCTTACAGTGCTTGGGCATCGGGACAATGTGAAGAAAAAGTTACAATTATATACGACACAATGCATGGTTCAACACAGAAAATGGCACATGCAGTTGCAGAAGGTGTTATAAGTGAGGGAGCAGATGTAAAAATTTACTATCTTCACGAAGACGAACGCAGCGAAATAGTGAAGGATATTTTAGATAGTAAAGCCATTGCATTTGGAATTCCAACCATATATGATGAACCATTTCCAAGTGCAGGAGATATTATTTATTACTTACGTGGTTTGAAATTTAACAGAACAGGGATAAAAAAAAAGGCAGTAACATTTGGTTCTATGGGAGGACAGGGTGGAGCGTCCAATATAATAAAGAAAGAACTTGAAGAATGTGGATTTGATGTTAAAGATGAAATTGAAGTTTATTATTTACCAAAATCCAATGATCTAGAACGCTGCTTTGAAATGGGAAGGAAACTTGTAAACTGA
- a CDS encoding V4R domain-containing protein, which yields MKNIKSKKTNVNPIKIFGTTNGINIVESPIKAKILSILEEEDRSGAEIVKLTGKSKATISAHMHDLVEMGIVNSKPNPADGRSKLFYIKSKSIGDFSRENEFKKEMDTYITENVVYSSDPFEFFRFIFRTIRVALMEEGFNIDPILHNAGIKVGLAYYNKLQNEEIEIMIDNIAHFWKENKLGNIKVEKLEPLTLRAYDCFECEDLPKIGKSACAFDSGILEALFSTHYSEKVDVKEIKCFAKGDDYCCFTVNKNLKY from the coding sequence ATGAAAAATATAAAATCTAAAAAAACTAATGTTAACCCTATAAAGATATTTGGAACAACAAATGGGATCAATATTGTTGAAAGTCCTATAAAAGCAAAAATACTATCCATTCTCGAGGAAGAAGATAGAAGTGGAGCAGAAATAGTAAAATTAACAGGAAAATCTAAAGCAACAATATCGGCCCATATGCATGATCTAGTTGAAATGGGTATAGTAAACTCAAAACCCAATCCTGCTGATGGTAGAAGTAAATTATTCTATATTAAATCCAAATCTATTGGAGATTTCTCTCGTGAAAATGAATTTAAAAAGGAAATGGACACCTATATAACTGAAAATGTAGTATATTCTAGTGATCCTTTTGAATTTTTCAGATTCATTTTTAGAACAATTAGAGTAGCTCTAATGGAAGAAGGGTTTAATATTGACCCAATATTACATAATGCAGGGATTAAAGTAGGTTTAGCTTACTATAATAAATTACAAAATGAAGAAATAGAAATCATGATAGATAATATAGCTCATTTCTGGAAAGAAAATAAACTTGGTAATATAAAAGTAGAAAAACTTGAACCGTTAACATTAAGGGCATATGATTGTTTTGAATGTGAAGACTTACCTAAGATTGGTAAATCAGCATGTGCATTTGATTCTGGAATTCTTGAAGCATTATTTTCTACACATTACTCAGAGAAGGTAGATGTAAAAGAGATCAAATGTTTTGCAAAGGGTGATGATTACTGTTGTTTCACCGTGAATAAAAACCTAAAATATTAA
- a CDS encoding DsrE family protein, translating into MDTVLIIVDKAPYGYEDTFSAFYVAIACLNKGMDADVLLTGDGVYAAIKDQEPCGSVNYPNVGELSYLVFPEGNIYVHLESMLDRGIVEDDLVEASQIINDNELYDIVKSRTKNTAFIRI; encoded by the coding sequence ATGGATACTGTTTTAATAATAGTTGATAAAGCACCATATGGTTATGAAGATACTTTTAGCGCTTTTTATGTAGCAATAGCCTGTCTTAACAAGGGAATGGATGCTGATGTATTACTTACAGGGGATGGTGTTTATGCAGCTATTAAGGATCAAGAACCCTGTGGAAGCGTAAATTATCCTAATGTTGGAGAATTGTCCTATTTAGTTTTTCCAGAGGGCAATATATACGTACATCTAGAATCTATGCTTGATCGTGGTATTGTAGAAGATGATTTGGTTGAAGCTTCCCAAATAATAAATGATAATGAATTATATGATATAGTAAAGTCTAGAACTAAAAATACTGCCTTTATCCGAATTTAA
- a CDS encoding (Fe-S)-binding protein, protein MEIDEIEYEIFVDGALVKKATIQQINPCIVAENMIRVLMQLDSEIRDVIPLLITRYPPGKVNFIENKGIITLNIQNRLVTLYPSGKISMNKTIDKEDAIEAVTEIMKVINEVFIELNSDNGLDYSEIKEKLSKIGPLALYNCLPKTNCEKCGEVTCMAFAIKLLSGDIKLDKCKPLRDREHNKDVSCLKELLGIQIMLSMGWNE, encoded by the coding sequence ATGGAGATAGACGAAATCGAATATGAAATATTTGTTGATGGTGCACTTGTAAAAAAGGCCACAATACAACAAATAAATCCATGTATAGTTGCAGAAAATATGATCAGAGTTTTAATGCAGCTTGATTCAGAAATAAGGGATGTAATTCCGTTATTAATAACCAGATATCCTCCAGGTAAGGTTAATTTTATTGAAAATAAGGGAATCATTACTCTGAATATTCAAAACAGACTAGTAACATTATACCCCTCTGGTAAGATCAGCATGAATAAAACTATTGACAAAGAAGACGCAATTGAAGCAGTTACGGAAATTATGAAAGTAATTAATGAGGTATTTATCGAATTAAATAGTGATAATGGATTAGATTACTCTGAAATTAAGGAAAAACTCTCAAAGATAGGACCACTTGCACTTTATAATTGTCTACCAAAAACTAACTGTGAAAAATGTGGCGAGGTTACATGCATGGCATTTGCAATTAAACTGCTTTCAGGAGACATAAAACTGGATAAATGCAAACCACTTAGGGATAGGGAGCATAATAAAGATGTTTCATGTCTAAAAGAACTTCTTGGGATTCAAATAATGCTATCTATGGGTTGGAATGAATAA
- a CDS encoding site-2 protease family protein has translation MELNVLWYYAIGFIVIWVLAILFRDKLKIDIEGPVLMRRTQRLRDFIDSIAKINPRFWRWGMNIGLPVAFFFMAFILYLLIETLPTTFSNPQVGLILPGVDIPGSPLFIPLGYGIIALMTVMVIHEFGHGIIARVEGVKIKSIGVLLLAVLPGAFVEPDEEDVEKSKRISKLRIYAAGSIFNLVLALISLLIFLFISVMIISSVTVGLPGFTIPGTNITTQPVGFNVTGPIFPTFHEDGVQIASVVPNSPAAGVLTTGMIIESINGVNITNYNSSVKVLNNTKIGENVNIQTTTGNYTVKAGVNPNNSTRGYIGIRSGEHLVVNSDVGKAVGYQIPWFIYSLANLFWWIFLLNFAVGTFNLLPMKPLDGGLLLEELLGYKLSESKVNKIMTPLSYVLILIIAVIIIYGLGRGISLLI, from the coding sequence TTGGAATTAAACGTTTTATGGTACTATGCTATTGGATTTATTGTTATATGGGTTTTAGCCATTCTATTTAGAGATAAATTGAAAATAGATATTGAAGGGCCTGTTCTAATGAGGAGAACCCAAAGATTAAGGGATTTCATTGATTCCATTGCAAAGATAAACCCTCGATTTTGGAGATGGGGGATGAACATTGGATTGCCAGTGGCCTTTTTCTTCATGGCATTTATATTGTACCTCTTAATTGAAACACTTCCAACTACATTTTCAAATCCACAAGTTGGATTAATTCTTCCAGGAGTAGATATTCCTGGTTCTCCACTATTTATACCTCTCGGCTACGGTATCATTGCTCTTATGACCGTAATGGTTATCCATGAATTTGGTCACGGTATTATTGCCAGGGTAGAGGGAGTTAAAATAAAATCAATAGGCGTTTTACTGTTAGCTGTGCTTCCTGGAGCATTTGTAGAGCCTGATGAAGAAGATGTTGAAAAATCAAAAAGAATTTCAAAACTAAGAATTTATGCTGCTGGATCTATCTTTAACCTGGTACTTGCATTAATATCCCTACTGATTTTCCTGTTTATTAGTGTGATGATCATCAGTAGCGTAACCGTTGGCCTTCCAGGATTTACAATCCCCGGTACAAATATAACAACTCAACCTGTTGGTTTTAATGTAACCGGTCCAATATTTCCAACATTCCATGAAGATGGTGTTCAAATTGCAAGTGTGGTTCCAAATAGCCCTGCAGCAGGAGTATTAACTACAGGGATGATTATTGAAAGTATTAATGGGGTAAACATTACCAATTATAATAGCTCAGTAAAAGTTCTTAACAACACCAAAATAGGCGAAAATGTAAACATTCAAACAACTACTGGAAATTATACTGTTAAAGCTGGTGTTAATCCTAACAATTCTACAAGAGGTTATATAGGAATAAGAAGTGGAGAACATCTAGTTGTGAATAGCGATGTTGGAAAAGCAGTTGGCTATCAAATACCATGGTTTATATACTCTTTAGCTAACTTATTCTGGTGGATATTCCTTCTGAACTTTGCAGTTGGAACATTCAATCTACTTCCAATGAAACCATTAGACGGAGGATTATTATTAGAGGAGCTTTTAGGCTATAAATTATCAGAAAGCAAAGTGAATAAAATAATGACTCCATTATCTTACGTATTGATTTTGATAATAGCTGTTATCATTATCTATGGCCTAGGAAGAGGAATATCACTCCTCATTTAA
- a CDS encoding cadmium resistance transporter — MEIILTCAVAVTAFIATNLDDMFILIYFFTRNEFNKVSIVLGQYIGISVLILISMLAYFFKFIIPPSYIALLGIFPIVIGLNHLCNFKKNSSHNLSNKINYTNKKDIVHDNSSLSIMNILKVATVTFSNGGDNIGVYAPLFVSLSISQIFLTSTTFLVMVGIWCIISYIMVINKIIGYKLQEYGHIILPFVLIIIGIGVLTSWGSIFPFKV; from the coding sequence ATGGAAATTATTTTAACCTGCGCAGTGGCAGTTACAGCATTTATTGCAACAAATTTGGATGATATGTTTATTTTAATATACTTCTTTACACGCAATGAATTTAATAAAGTTTCGATTGTATTGGGTCAGTATATTGGAATATCTGTATTAATCTTAATCAGTATGTTGGCTTATTTTTTTAAATTTATTATACCTCCTTCTTACATTGCACTATTAGGAATTTTTCCAATTGTTATCGGATTGAATCATCTTTGTAACTTTAAAAAAAATAGTTCTCATAACCTTTCGAATAAAATAAATTATACTAATAAAAAAGATATTGTCCATGATAATTCTTCATTATCGATTATGAATATTCTTAAAGTTGCAACTGTTACCTTTTCTAATGGCGGGGACAATATTGGGGTTTATGCTCCTCTTTTTGTGAGTTTAAGTATTTCACAGATATTCCTCACTTCAACAACATTTTTGGTGATGGTTGGAATTTGGTGTATTATAAGTTATATCATGGTTATAAACAAAATTATAGGATATAAATTACAGGAATATGGCCATATAATCCTACCATTCGTTCTTATTATAATTGGTATAGGAGTTCTTACTAGTTGGGGTTCGATTTTTCCATTCAAAGTATGA
- a CDS encoding ferritin-like domain-containing protein, whose amino-acid sequence MELINEHEIGVCKGTEMEKDVKANFEGECAEVGMYLAMARLAQRDGLPEVAEVLKTIAFEEAAHASVFAEMNGVISSSLKDNLEMMLKGETMANNEKKASAKKAKLEDIDPAHDFFDESSRDEARHARMLKGILERYF is encoded by the coding sequence ATGGAACTTATTAACGAACATGAAATTGGTGTATGTAAAGGAACAGAAATGGAAAAGGATGTTAAAGCTAATTTTGAAGGAGAATGTGCTGAAGTTGGTATGTATTTAGCAATGGCAAGATTAGCCCAGAGAGATGGTCTTCCAGAAGTTGCTGAGGTCTTGAAAACAATAGCTTTTGAAGAAGCAGCTCATGCGTCAGTATTTGCTGAAATGAATGGAGTAATTTCTTCATCTCTTAAAGATAATCTCGAAATGATGCTTAAAGGAGAAACAATGGCAAATAATGAAAAGAAAGCTTCTGCGAAAAAAGCTAAGCTGGAAGATATAGATCCTGCCCATGATTTCTTTGATGAAAGTTCCAGGGACGAAGCAAGGCATGCTAGAATGTTGAAAGGTATTTTAGAAAGGTATTTTTAA